From Salvelinus namaycush isolate Seneca chromosome 27, SaNama_1.0, whole genome shotgun sequence, the proteins below share one genomic window:
- the ints8 gene encoding integrator complex subunit 8, which produces MSAEAVDRVAVSGSRPSTPPQTSWFEFLLDEMLLENHLQKSYPDPVPVQLVIQFLEQAAKPSVNEQNQVQPPADNRRNRTLKLLALKVAAYLKWDLDVLEKGLTIPVLNMLLNELLCVSKVPPGVKHVDLDLSTLPPTTAMAVIIYNRWAIRTIVLSSFPEKQTKPGPHQMNMLNVVQQEKELTENILSVLKEQAADSIMVLEGSLGLKKDFYIHTLRTLDLLAADPSTANGETESSTAGLRISADELHCQVHYDLGGIFFQQGCSDQLAYEKAREHFQQTRELLLKFDLTLHVHLDEKRLAGYWNACRALTGALDPSDTQLNPYGQINSLIRTRNYQALVEAFIKDNVSLSLPNHLRQSVLREFLHKVQQGERGLDEVCHKLCVCNAVRDALQGEVLSVRFQQLLHKPRKHVVDFMLEVCTRSLDKDRSSETSKRKMVIFLKTLCESLAEPHLVFVVTAHKLFTELLKEEDRKILVEQMRKRSATVNLCAKPLPSFYDIPAAASVNIGQLEQQLILCLDARRIRQILIELHSMAERPFWRVNNKWEVPPDYINVILNIKDNLTKDLVYILMAKGLHCITVKDFAHTRQLFSACLELVTEFSPKLRQVMLNEMLLLEVRAHETGVAEGSNVRPPPDLVSRVRGYLEMRIHDLPLRQIVGEECVAFMLNWRENEYLTLQVPQQLVMNNPYIKLGQLLASTCKELPGPKESRRTAKELWEVVVQICSVSNQHKRNSDGRVSLIKQRESSMGILQRSRFITFVKKLREPLVLTTLISLFVRFHSIVRDDIVNEVTAEHLAIWPSTLANMQAVDVEAVAVTVKELVTYALTLNPNNQSWLITQADIYFVTNQYSAALHFYLQAGAVCSDFFTKAVAPDVYTDQVLKRMIKCCSMLNCHTQVAVLCQFLREVDYMTAFKALQEQNSHDAMDSFYDYIWDVTILEYLTHIHHKRGESEKRQIAIKAIGQTELNASNPEEVLQLAAQKRKKKFLQAMAKLYF; this is translated from the exons AGGAACCGCACTTTGAAGCTGTTGGCTCTTAAAGTAGCAGCATACTTGAAGTGGGATCTAGATGTATTGGAGAAAGG CTTGACTATTCCTGTGCTGAACATGCTGCTGAATGAGCTGCTGTGTGTGAGTAAGGTTCCACCTGGAGTGAAACATGTTGACCTGGATCTGTCCACCTTGCCTCCCACCACTGCCATGGCTGTCATCATCTACAACCGCTG GGCCATACGAACCATTGTGTTAAGTAGTTTTCCAGAAAAACAGACAAAACCCGGGCCTCATCAGATGAACAT GTTGAATGTTGTGCAGCAGGAAAAAGAGTTGACTGAAAATATCCTGAGCGTG CTGAAAGAGCAGGCAGCGGACTCTATCATGGTGTTGGAGGGATCTCTTGGTCTGAAGAAGGACTTCTACATCCACACCCTGAGGACTCTGGACCTGCTGGCTGCCGACCCCAGTACTGCTAACGGAGAAACGGAGTCCTCCACAGCAGGCCTTAGGATCAGTGCTGATGAGCTGCACTGTCAG GTGCATTATGATTTGGGAGGTATTTTTTTTCAACAAGGCTGCTCAGACCAACTGGCATATGAGAAGGCTAGAGAGCATTTTCAACAAACACGAGAGTTGCTGTTGAAG TTTGACTTGACGCTTCACGTTCACCTGGATGAGAAGCGTCTTGCTGGGTACTGGAACGCCTGCAGGGCCCTGACTGGAGCCTTGGACCCCAGTGACACCCAGCTAAACCCCTACGGACAGATCAACAGCCTCATCAGAACTCGCAACTACCAG GCTCTTGTAGAGGCTTTCATCAAAGACAATGTGTCCCTCAGCTTGCCCAACCACCTCAGACAGTCTGTCCTGAGGGAGTTTTTGCACAAAGTCCAGCAAGG GGAGAGGGGCCTGGACGAAGTGTGTCACAAGCTTTGTGTGTGCAACGCTGTTCGCGACGCCCTGCAAGGGGAGGTCCTCAGTGTGCGTTTTCAGCAGCTGCTCCACAAGCCAAGGAAACATGTGGTGGACTTTATGCTAGAG GTATGCACAAGGTCTTTAGACAAGGACCGTTCATCAGAGACCTCCAAGAGGAAGATGGTTATTTTTCTAAA AACCCTGTGTGAGAGCTTGGCCGAGCCCCACCTGGTGTTCGTGGTGACCGCCCACAAGCTGTTCACGGAGCTGCTGAAGGAGGAGGATAGGAAGATCCTGGTGGAGCAGATGAGGAAGAGGTCAGCCACGGTCAACCTCTGTGCCAAGCCTCTACCCTCCTTCTATGACATCCCAG CTGCGGCCAGTGTCAACATTGGACAGCTGGAGCAGCAGCTCATCCTCTGCCTGGACGCCCGCCGCATCCGGCAGATCCTAATTGAGCTGCACAGCATGGCCGAACGGCCCTTCTGGCGGGTTAACAACAAG TGGGAAGTTCCTCCAGATTACATCAATGTGATACTCAACATCAAAGACAACCTGACCAAGGATCTGGTGTATATCCTCATGGCCAAAGGGCTACACTGCATCACTGTAAAG GACTTTGCCCACACGCGGCAGCTCTTCTCAGCCTGTCTGGAGCTGGTGACGGAGTTCTCTCCTAAGCTAAGGCAGGTGATGCTAAACGAGATGCTGCTTCTGGAGGTGCGGGCCCATGAGACCGGGGTGGCTGAGGGTAGCAATGTCAGACCCCCACCCGACCTGGTCAGCAGGGTGCGAGGCTACCTGGAGATGAGGATACATG ATCTCCCTCTGCGACAGATAGTAGGGGAGGAGTGTGTGGCCTTCATGTTGAACTGGAGGGAGAATGAATACCTGACTCTGCAGGTGCCCCAGCAGCTGGTCATGAACAACCCCTACATCAAG CTGGGTCAGCTCCTGGCCTCCACCTGTAAGGAGCTCCCGGGTCCTAAAGAGAGCCGGCGTACAGCCAAAGAGTTGTGGGAGGTGGTAGTCCAGATCTGCAGTGTGTCCAACCAGCACAAGAGAAACAGCGACGGACGTGTCAGCCTCATCAAACAGAGAGAGTCCAGTATGGGCATCCTGCAAAG GAGCCGATTCATCACATTCGTCAAGAAGCTTCGGGAACCACTGGTGCTGACCACCCTCATCTCACTTTTCGTGAGGTTTCATAGCATAGTCCGG GATGATATTGTCAATGAAGTGACAGCAGAACACCTTGCCATTTGGCCATCAACCCTGGCAAA CATGCAGGCTGTGGATGTGGAGGCGGTGGCTGTGACGGTTAAAGAGCTCGTGACCTACGCCCTTACACTGAACCCCAACAACCAGTCCTGGCTCATCACGCAGGCCGACATCTACTTTG TGACCAACCAGTACTCTGCAGCGTTGCATTTCTACCTCCAGGCTGGGGCAGTGTGCTCTGACTTCTTTACCAAGGCTGTGGCTCCTGATGTCTACACTGACCAG GTCCTAAAGAGAATGATCAAGTGTTGTTCGATGCTGAACTGTCACACACAG GTTGCAGTTCTGTGCCAGTTTCTAAGGGAGGTGGACTACATGACAGCGTTCAAAGCTCTTCAAGAACAGAACAG TCACGATGCCATGGATTCGTTCTATGACTACATCTGGGACGTCACCATCCTTGAATATCTCACAC ACATCCACCATAAAAGGGGTGAGAGCGAGAAGAGACAAATTGCT ATCAAGGCGATTGGACAGACTGAGCTGAATGCCAGTAACCCCGAGGAAGTTCTGCAGCTGGCTGCACAGAAGAGAAAGAAGAAATTCCTGCAAGCTATGGCCAAACTGTACTTTTAG